One genomic region from Bacilli bacterium encodes:
- a CDS encoding nitroreductase family protein, with product MDDFNKFLKGRRTIYALGKDISVSESKIEEVISQSVKYVPSAFNMQSQKVVLLLNESHNQMWDIVMETLRKIVPEGSFAKTEAKINTFKAAYGTVLFFNDDAVTKKYGDDFPLYRENFIRWSEQQNGMLQYAIWVGLSDLNLGASLQHYNPLIDDEVKRVFSLPSSWSLIAQMPFGEKHGEADSDKSFLPIEERLLIKR from the coding sequence ATGGACGATTTTAATAAATTTCTTAAAGGCCGGAGAACTATTTACGCCCTTGGAAAAGATATTTCCGTCAGCGAAAGCAAGATTGAAGAGGTTATTTCCCAAAGTGTTAAGTACGTTCCTTCGGCTTTTAATATGCAAAGTCAAAAAGTGGTTTTGCTTTTAAATGAAAGTCACAACCAAATGTGGGATATCGTTATGGAGACGCTAAGAAAGATTGTTCCGGAGGGAAGTTTTGCTAAAACGGAAGCAAAAATCAACACCTTTAAAGCCGCCTATGGAACCGTACTCTTTTTTAACGATGACGCGGTCACAAAGAAGTATGGCGATGACTTCCCACTATATCGCGAAAATTTCATACGGTGGTCGGAGCAGCAAAATGGCATGCTCCAATATGCTATTTGGGTGGGACTAAGCGATTTGAATCTCGGCGCAAGTTTACAGCATTATAATCCGTTGATTGACGATGAGGTCAAACGCGTGTTTAGCCTTCCATCTTCTTGGTCGTTGATTGCGCAGATGCCATTTGGAGAAAAACATGGCGAAGCCGATTCCGACAAGAGTTTTCTCCCCATCGAAGAACGCTTACTGATTAAACGGTAA